The sequence below is a genomic window from Polynucleobacter sp. MWH-UH19D.
TAACCTCATGCGCTTTAAAGCTTGCAATCTCTTTGATGCAAAAGAGCCTTGTGGCGCCGAAGCCAATATGGCGAAGTATCTAGCGGCTAAAGCTTCATGGGAAGCTGCAAACGTCTGCATACAAACTCATGGTGGATTTGGATTTGCTAATGAGTATGATGTTGAGCGCAAGTTCCGCGAGACACGCCTCTATCAAGTAGCACCGATCTCTACCAACCTCATCTACTCTTATGTGGCTGAGCATATCCTTGGTCTGCCAAGATCTTTCTAATCAATATTCAATATGAGCATTCGTCCACTAGATGGCATTACAGTGATTGCTTTAGAGCATGTCATTGCAGCTCCTTTTTGCACAAGACAATTAGCTGATCTTGGAGCTCGTATTATCAAAATCGAGCGCCCAGGCGATGGCGACTTTGCAAGAGGCTATGACACTCAAGTTGAAGGACTCTCCTCTCACTTTGTTTGGGTGAATCGATCCAAAGAAAGCATTACCCTTGACCTGAAACAAGACTCTGCTTTAGCGGTGCTAAAAAGCTTACTCAAAACAGCTGATGTATTTATTCAAAATCTAGCGCCAGGTGCAGCAGCTCGTATGGGCCTCACTCCAGAAGCGCTCCAAAAAGAAAATCCCGGCCTGATTCTTTGTGCGATTTCTGGTTACGGTAATGATGGCCCTTATCGCGACAAAAAGGCATATGACCTGTTAATTCAGAGTGAAGCAGGATTCCTCTCTATTACGGGCACCCCCGAAACCCCAAGTAAAGCAGGAAACTCTATTGCTGATATCGCGGCTGGCATGTACGCCTATACCAATATTTTGGCCGCCCTCTTACAAAGAGGCAAAACAGGCAAAGGCACAGTGATTGATATCTCCATGCTAGAGGCCTTGAGTGAATGGATGAGTTTTCCAATGTATTACGCCTATAAAGGCGCCAATCCACCATCTAGAAATGGTGCATCACATGCCACCATTTACCCCTATGGCCCTTTTAAAGCTGGGGATGGAAAGACAGTAATGCTTGGCCTACAAAACGAGCGTGAGTGGGTACAGTTTTGCGAAATAGTTTTACAAAATCCAGATCTAGCAAAAGACGAGCGCTTCGACAAAAACTATAAACGTAATGAGAAGCGCGCTGAATTATTGGAGATAATTAATGCATGTTTTCAAAAACTCACTGTGGAACAAGTAATCGCCAGATTAGATAAAGCGCATATTGCTAATGCACGACTTAATGACATGGAAGGCCTTTGGAAGCATGAACAACTGAAGGCTCGTCAACGTTGGGCTGAAATAGGAACTCCAGCGGGCAAGATACCAGCCCTTTTACCTCCTGGTCTAAATGATAGCTACGACTATCGAATGGATCCCATTCCTGCGGTTGGTGAGCATACCGAATCCATTCTCAAAGAACTCGGTATGAGTGATGATGAGATCGCACACATGCGTGCAAACGGAGCCATTTAAAGAAGCGGCGAAGCCAGATGTGCTGCGTTCTCAAGGTAGTGATGCCAACGTGGACGCTTTGCCCAAACCTTAGGATCAACCAAATCGGATTGTTGCAGATAGGTTTTGATGAGCTTTTCAAGCTTGGCACAGAAATCTTCGTTATACACAATAAGGCTGATCTCGAAATTCAAACGTAAGCTGCGCTGATCAAAATTTACCGATCCAAAAATTGCAATACGTTTATCAATTAGCAAACTCTTGGTGTGCAATAAACCCCCATGAAACTCTGCGATTTGAACGCCTGCGCCCATGAGGTCAGAATAAAAACTCTTGCTACTCCAAGCCACTAGCGTGGAATCATTTAATTTTGGAACGATCAAGGTAACCTTAACCCCCCTGCCAGCAGCAGCCATTAAAGCCTGGATCAAGCCATCATCCGGACCAAAATAAGGAGTGGTGATTGTGAGCTCTTGGCGCGCATCCATGATGGATGAAAGCAATACTTGATACAAAATATCATCTCGATAAACTGGACCAGATGAGAATTCTTGCGCCAATGCCGCACCCTCATGCGGAGATACGGGAGGCTCACGATCATTAAAATGCTTGATTCTAGGATTATCGACACTCCAGTCAAACGCAAAGGTAAGCTCAAACTGAGCCGCTACAGGGCCTTCAATTCTGACCATCGCATCGACCCATTCACCAACGCCTGAATCTTGCTTAAAGGTGCGCGGATCAACCATGTTCATACTGCCAGTCCACACAACGACACCATCAATCACAAATATCTTGCGATGCAATCTCAAATCTGCTCGTCGGAATTGAAATCGTCCAAACTGAATCGGCAAAGCTTCCGTCACCTGAATGCCAGCACTTCGAAAACGGGCCGGCCATTGCGACTTAAACCAATCTTTACTACCCAGTGAATCCAGCAGAACACGGCATGCTACACCGCGCTTGGCAGCAGAGATTAATGCTTCACCTACCTTGTCCGCATCTCCACCTAAAGCCCAGATATAAAACTCAAGGTGTAGACTTTTTTTAGCCCGCTGAATCTCATCAATAAATAATTGCAATATTTTTAAAGATTCTGTGTGCAACTCGATTTTATTTCCCGCAACAACAGGTGATCCATTACGGGACTCCGCAAGTAGACTGAGTGCTTGCCCCTCAAATGGTAATTTTTTTCGATCTACCAAGTGTTGTTGGCGCATTTCTTGAGTAATCTTTTCATACTCATGATTCATGCGAACAATTTTGCGGGTTAACTTGCGACCAACAGGGCGCTCGCCTATCAAAATATAAAGAGAAATACCAATGAGTGGCACCAAAATAACAATGAGGAACCAAGCAAAGGCAACTCCTACAGGTCTTCTAGCCGAGATGAGATAAACGCCAAATAAAACAACAATGCTGGCATGTAAGACTGGGATCCAGATTAATGAAAAACCAAAAACCGATCCAAAGATATATGACAGTATGTTCATTCCAATTCCAGTTCAGCAGCAATACCTAGATGATCCGATAACTTAAGCCATTCATGCAAAATTTCTCCTGAATGAATTTTAAGTCCACGCACATAAATTCGATCCATCGGCAAAATCGGCTTCATACTCGGGAATGTTCTTGCAGGAGCGCCCGTTAGCACTTCAAAAACCTCATTAAATCCTGCATCGCGCATCGGAAACCCTACTCGATTACGCCAGTCATTGAAGTCACCCGCCACAATGGTCGGCGCACCATCGGTCAATTCTTCGATATAACGAATAATTTCTGCAGTCTGTCGCGCTCTACCTCGCTCAAATAAAGCTAAGTGCACACAAAAGCAATGGATAGCCGGTCCAAGTTCATCAAATTGAATCATGCTATGCAATAAACCGCGTCTTTCAAAACGATATGCAGAAATATCGTAGTTATTTCCTTTGAATAATGGACGTTTAGAGAGAATTGCATTGCCGTGATGGCCATCAGGGTACTCGACATTTTTTCCATAATGCCAGTCATGCCAAAAATCCTCTGACAAAAAATTGGTTAATTCTGTCATTGGCCACTGAGCAAAGCGACGAATTCTTCCACGATGCTCTTGCTGCAATTCCTGCAAGAACAAAATATCGGGATGATGGCTGCGCATTTTTTGACGCAGTTGATGGATTGTTGAATGACGATGCAAGGGAGATAAGCCCTTGTGAACATTCATGCTCATCACTGTAAAGCGGGTTCCTTTAGCTGGACTCACTAAGACTGTCCCGCAGCATTTTGGCGCCGTATGCGCGCCATATAAATTTCACTTTCAACGAGATCCTGGCATTGCATGCATTTATTGCAAATCGAAGCTTGCTCCCTCAGCTCATCAATAGAACTAATCGGGTTAGCGTCTAAATACTCACGCAATTCAATATCAAAGACCTCATTACAGAGGCAAACTATTTCAGCCATAAGTTCTAAATAAGGGAATTCAGTCTCATTTCAGTCATTTTGCCATTGGCTTGATAGAATCAAGCGCATGTTCACCGCCTTTCATGATGCTTTCACACTACTAGCACGCCTCGATAGCGGTGTCATTGGCATTGTCTTGGTTTCTCTTCAGGTTAGTTTAAGCGCCCTTCTATTTGGCGCACTCATCGGGGTACCAATCGGAGCCCTGCTAGCTACCGAGGAATTTAAGGGCAAAAAGGCGATTATCGTGACCCTCAACACGCTCATGGGGGTTCCCACGGTTATTGTCGGGGTGGTGGTGTATCTAATGCTTTCCCGCTCAGGCCCCCTGGGAGCCTGGGGATGGCTTTTTACTGCAAAGGGTATGACCCTTGCTCAAACCTTGCTAACCACCCCCTTAATTGCTGCCCTTAGCCGACAAATCCTTGAAGACTCCTGGAAGATTCATCGGGACTCATTTTTAAGCCTTCGCCTACCGCTATTTTCTCGTTATAAGTGGCTTATTTGGGATTGCCGTTTTTCATTAACAATCGCTATTTTGGCTGGTCTTGCCAGAGCAATATCTGAAGTCGGCGCAGTCATGATTGTGGGTGGCAATATTGATCACTCCACCAGAACGATGACTACCGCTATCGCCCTAGAAACTAGTAAGGGTGATTTGCCGCTAGCCTTGGCATTAGGAATCATCCTATTAACCATTGTTCTTCTAGCCAATTTATTTACTTTTGCCGTGCGCCAGATAGTGGAGCGTCGTTATGGTTAATCACAAGGAACAGTTTGGGCGATTCATCGAGCTCAAAGATATTACCGTCGCAAGGAATGGTCGCACCATTTTGAATATTCCACATGCTCTCATCCCAGCAGATCGAATTACGGCCTGCATTGGGCCCAACGGGGCTGGAAAAACTACTCTACTAAAGCTACTCGCCGGACTCATTCAACCTGATACTGGCACCGTTCAATTTTCATTTGCTAGCAAAACCGCTTTAGTACTTCACCATAACCCAATGATCAAGGCATCAGCGCGCACTAACATCAGCTTAGCAAAAGAGGTTGATGCCACCATTACCGATCAAGCTATTGATGTCGCTTTGAAGCAGATTGGACTCAGCGAATTAGCACAAAATCCTGCACATAAGCTCTCAGCGGGCGAACGTCAAAAACTCTGCCTTGCTAGGGCTATGTTACAAAAACCAAATTTGCTACTACTAGATGAGCCAACGGCAAATCTTGACCCTAGCTCCACCGATCAAGTAGAGGGGATGATTCGCAAATTTAATATTGAAGGCGCGGATGTTCTCTTCTCCTCCCACCAACTTGCACAAGTACAAAGGTTGGCTCAATACATTCTCTTTATCGATCAAGGTGAGATAAAAGAAAAGGGACCCTCTGGCCCCTTCTTTTCAAATCCGCAAACTACTTCGGCTAAACGCTACTTACATCAAGAATTAATTCTTGAATAATCCTCGAATAACTATTTCGCTGCTGGCGTAGCAGCAACAGGCGCTACAAAAGGTGGAGGAGCAACACAGGCTGCTGGAGCAGGAGTCCCAGCAACCCTAAATCGATCAGCTACTCGATTTTGCGCCTGACACAGTTGATACGCAGAGACTTTATCTCCATAAGCAGCTTTCGCCTTGGTCAAGGCCGCAGCTTCAGCTTGCTCTGGCGTTAATGGAGGCAAAGCAGCAAAAGCTGTTGCGCCAACCAATGCACCGAATGCAAAAGCAATGATTTTTTTCATAGCCTATCCTTATTTATTCACCTTGTTATACCAAAGCTCATGATGCTCCTTAGCCCAAGTAGCATCCACGTAACCAGTTTTCATGCCGTCGATTGAACCTTGCGAGCCAATCGTACCAATGTAGATGTGCCCCATTGCCATCGCAGTCATC
It includes:
- a CDS encoding endonuclease/exonuclease/phosphatase family protein, encoding MSPAKGTRFTVMSMNVHKGLSPLHRHSTIHQLRQKMRSHHPDILFLQELQQEHRGRIRRFAQWPMTELTNFLSEDFWHDWHYGKNVEYPDGHHGNAILSKRPLFKGNNYDISAYRFERRGLLHSMIQFDELGPAIHCFCVHLALFERGRARQTAEIIRYIEELTDGAPTIVAGDFNDWRNRVGFPMRDAGFNEVFEVLTGAPARTFPSMKPILPMDRIYVRGLKIHSGEILHEWLKLSDHLGIAAELELE
- a CDS encoding ATP-binding cassette domain-containing protein — translated: MVNHKEQFGRFIELKDITVARNGRTILNIPHALIPADRITACIGPNGAGKTTLLKLLAGLIQPDTGTVQFSFASKTALVLHHNPMIKASARTNISLAKEVDATITDQAIDVALKQIGLSELAQNPAHKLSAGERQKLCLARAMLQKPNLLLLDEPTANLDPSSTDQVEGMIRKFNIEGADVLFSSHQLAQVQRLAQYILFIDQGEIKEKGPSGPFFSNPQTTSAKRYLHQELILE
- the cls gene encoding cardiolipin synthase encodes the protein MNILSYIFGSVFGFSLIWIPVLHASIVVLFGVYLISARRPVGVAFAWFLIVILVPLIGISLYILIGERPVGRKLTRKIVRMNHEYEKITQEMRQQHLVDRKKLPFEGQALSLLAESRNGSPVVAGNKIELHTESLKILQLFIDEIQRAKKSLHLEFYIWALGGDADKVGEALISAAKRGVACRVLLDSLGSKDWFKSQWPARFRSAGIQVTEALPIQFGRFQFRRADLRLHRKIFVIDGVVVWTGSMNMVDPRTFKQDSGVGEWVDAMVRIEGPVAAQFELTFAFDWSVDNPRIKHFNDREPPVSPHEGAALAQEFSSGPVYRDDILYQVLLSSIMDARQELTITTPYFGPDDGLIQALMAAAGRGVKVTLIVPKLNDSTLVAWSSKSFYSDLMGAGVQIAEFHGGLLHTKSLLIDKRIAIFGSVNFDQRSLRLNFEISLIVYNEDFCAKLEKLIKTYLQQSDLVDPKVWAKRPRWHHYLENAAHLASPLL
- a CDS encoding ABC transporter permease, giving the protein MFTAFHDAFTLLARLDSGVIGIVLVSLQVSLSALLFGALIGVPIGALLATEEFKGKKAIIVTLNTLMGVPTVIVGVVVYLMLSRSGPLGAWGWLFTAKGMTLAQTLLTTPLIAALSRQILEDSWKIHRDSFLSLRLPLFSRYKWLIWDCRFSLTIAILAGLARAISEVGAVMIVGGNIDHSTRTMTTAIALETSKGDLPLALALGIILLTIVLLANLFTFAVRQIVERRYG
- a CDS encoding CaiB/BaiF CoA-transferase family protein, with amino-acid sequence MSIRPLDGITVIALEHVIAAPFCTRQLADLGARIIKIERPGDGDFARGYDTQVEGLSSHFVWVNRSKESITLDLKQDSALAVLKSLLKTADVFIQNLAPGAAARMGLTPEALQKENPGLILCAISGYGNDGPYRDKKAYDLLIQSEAGFLSITGTPETPSKAGNSIADIAAGMYAYTNILAALLQRGKTGKGTVIDISMLEALSEWMSFPMYYAYKGANPPSRNGASHATIYPYGPFKAGDGKTVMLGLQNEREWVQFCEIVLQNPDLAKDERFDKNYKRNEKRAELLEIINACFQKLTVEQVIARLDKAHIANARLNDMEGLWKHEQLKARQRWAEIGTPAGKIPALLPPGLNDSYDYRMDPIPAVGEHTESILKELGMSDDEIAHMRANGAI